In Malania oleifera isolate guangnan ecotype guangnan chromosome 8, ASM2987363v1, whole genome shotgun sequence, a single window of DNA contains:
- the LOC131161570 gene encoding protein kinase STUNTED-like, with amino-acid sequence MSPDCDGVVGGAGCRTVVVGVKLDSPSRELLTWALVKVAQPGDRVVALHVLGNNEIVDRDGKSSLLSLVKAFDSVLAVYEGFCNLKQVDLKLKICRGSSVRKIIVREAKSYAASTVIVGISRKHHTIRSSASVAKYCASKLSRDCCVLAVNNGKVTFQRESSVNSTSGDSQGTRVHRTSSFLSAIHQSLSLNSEERNNGNGGGVPLAENDQEIFRRLEQGLLKASLGSREGAPKQSCSICSPASVPSGNSSTQTTEESSGDGGEDNPMAIVPVQTVEAASSSITVLIRELPVRPGWPLLRRAILPHRHGPDRSSSNQISVVQWAMQLPGRDDSSPNKSDPTQNSCDQDGVQTVQSSNLDGESGAIVPVHSKNLSAPSSPRHSSISLPEELEGLHEKYSATCRLFKYQELLSATSNFMPENLIGRGGSSQVYRGFLPDSKELAVKILKPSEDVLKEFVLEIEIITTLHHKNIISLFGFCFENNNLLLVYDFLSRGSLEENLHGSRKDPLLFRWSERYKVAVGVAEALDYLHNGRPQAVIHRDVKSSNILLSEDFEPQLSDFGLAKWASTSSAQIICSDVAGTFGYLAPEYFMYGKVNDKIDVYAFGVVLLELLTGRKPINSDYPKGQESLVMWAKPILNSGKVAQLLDQSLGNDYDQDQMERMVLAANLCVRRAPGARPKMSVVLKLLQGDAEVMRWARLQVDASNEPNALDDEACPRSNLQSHLNLALLDVEEDSLSMSSIEQSVSLEDYLQGRWSRSSSFD; translated from the exons ATGAGCCCTGACTGTGACGGAGTTGTGGGGGGCGCCGGTTGCCGGACGGTGGTCGTAGGAGTGAAGTTGGACTCGCCGAGTAGGGAGTTACTGACTTGGGCTCTGGTCAAGGTTGCTCAGCCTGGCGACCGCGTTGTTGCTCTTCATGTGCTTGGTAACAATG AAATTGTTGATCGTGATGGAAAATCGTCTCTTCTTTCGCTCGTCAAAGCATTTGACTCTGTTCTGGCTGTGTATGAAGGCTTCTGCAACTTGAAACAG GTGGATCTCAAGCTCAAGATATGCAGAGGTTCATCAGTCCGAAAAATTATTGTTCGCGAAGCAAAATCTTACGCGGCCTCCACTGTTATAGTTGGAATTTCTCGGAAACACCATACAATCCGGTCTTCAGCCTCTGTCGCCAAGTACTGCGCTAGTAAACTGTCGAGAGATTGTTGTGTTCTTGCTGTTAATAATGGAAAAGTTACGTTCCAGAGAGAGTCCTCTGTGAATTCTACTTCTGGTGACTCTCAAG GAACGAGAGTTCATCGCACAAGTAGTTTTCTTAGTGCAATTCACCAATCGTTAAGCCTGAATTCTGAAGAAAGAAATAATGGCAATGGTGGTGGAGTGCCATTGGCAGAAAATGATCAGGAAATATTCCGGCGTTTGGAACAAGGGTTATTAAAGGCTAGTTTGGGTTCTAGGGAAGGTGCCCCGAAACAGAGCTGTTCCATTTGTTCACCAGCCTCTGTTCCATCAGGTAATTCTTCTACCCAAACAACAGAAGAGTCTTCTGGCGATGGTGGTGAAGACAATCCAATGGCTATAGTGCCAGTACAGACTGTGGAGGCTGCTTCGAGTTCAATTACTGTGTTAATCAGAGAATTGCCAGTGAGACCCGGCTGGCCACTTCTTCGCCGGGCTATTTTACCACATCGGCACGGTCCTGATAGGTCTTCATCAAATCAGATCTCTGTGGTACAATGGGCAATGCAGTTGCCTGGTAGGGATGATTCATCCCCAAACAAATCAGATCCAACACAAAATAGTTGCGATCAGGATGGAGTGCAAACTGTGCAATCATCTAATTTAGATGGAGAAAGTGGTGCTATTGTTCCAGTACATTCCAAGAATTTGTCTGCTCCATCTTCTCCAAGACACAGTTCCATTAGTTTACCGGAAGAGTTAGAGGGTCTGCATGAGAAGTACTCGGCAACTTGCAGATTGTTCAAGTACCAGGAACTCCTCTCAGCAACGTCGAATTTCATGCCTG AGAACTTGATCGGGAGAGGAGGGAGCAGTCAGGTTTATCGAGGTTTCCTCCCTGACAGCAAGGAACTTGCTGTGAAAATCTTGAAGCCTTCTGAGGATGTGCTGAAGGAGTTTGTTTTAGAAATTGAGATTATTACTACCTTGCATCACAAGAACATCATATCCCTTTTTGGGTTCTGCTTTGAGAACAACAATCTACTCTTGGTATATGATTTCCTGTCAAGAGGGAGCCTGGAAGAGAACCTTCATG GTAGTAGGAAGGATCCACTCTTGTTTCGTTGGAGTGAGAGATACAAGGTAGCCGTGGGTGTAGCTGAAGCATTGGATTACCTACATAATGGTAGGCCTCAAGCTGTGATCCACAGGGATGTGAAATCATCAAATATTCTGTTGTCCGAGGACTTTGAGCCACAG CTCTCTGATTTCGGACTTGCTAAATGGGCATCAACTTCCTCAGCACAGATAATATGCTCTGATGTTGCTGGAACTTTTGG CTATTTGGCTCCTGAGTACTTCATGTATGGCAAAGTAAATGACAAAATTGATGTCTATGCATTTGGTGTTGTACTCCTTGAGCTCCTCACTGGAAGGAAGCCTATAAACAGTGACTATCCAAAAGGACAAGAGAGCCTGGTTATGTGG GCAAAGCCGATTCTAAATAGTGGGAAGGTTGCCCAATTATTAGATCAAAGCTTGGGCAATGACTACGACCAGGACCAAATGGAGAGGATGGTTTTGGCAGCTAATCTCTGCGTTAGACGTGCACCTGGAGCTCGTCCTAAAATGAGCGTC GTTCTGAAGCTTCTCCAAGGTGATGCCGAAGTAATGAGGTGGGCAAGGCTACAAGTTGATGCCTCCAATGAACCTAATGCGCTGGATGACGAAGCTTGTCCACGTTCTAATCTTCAGTCCCACCTTAATCTTGCATTGCTTGATGTGGAGGAAGATTCTCTCTCCATGAGCAGCATTGAGCAAAGTGTCTCATTAGAAGACTACTTGCAAGGCAGATGGAGCCGTTCGTCGAGCTTTGACTAA